One Osmerus eperlanus chromosome 2, fOsmEpe2.1, whole genome shotgun sequence genomic window, tgcttgtaaagccgcAATCAAATCTTGTTTAGATAAAATaagcctgctcccgagcaggtttaagtttacggacctgttgctatgacagtaagtccaggatgagcttcgaagaaccgaacaatccaagattaTTACAAattgtcaacaatcaaatccagctaactgagttagcgacgtacggagaacgggccccaggtcTCAGGTGTCTTTTTCCTTTTACAGAATAAGTAAAAATATAACTTACAAGTGCAGCTTTCCAAGGCACAACAGAACAAAGGAACTTGTAGCTTTAGTGCTGCATTCTGACCACACAGCTAACGTAACAACTATGATTTGAGTGGGAACTCTGAACTATGACCTGACTGTGTGACATTAAACAACCAATGAAAACAATGGCAAGACATGACTACATAAACCCCAAACGACCACTAGAGGGAGAACATCTTATACATAAATACAAAGTTCTTACAGAAAGAAAATGATTGGTGGGGTCAGTTCTGAAAGTAGTTCTTTGACTCTATCCTTTCATTTACATATGATACTATTGTTGTAATTTATTATCATATAAAGATTGTCTGTTTAACCTGTAATTTATGTACAAGTTTATTGAATACTGaataaaaacttttaaaaagcTGACTATATTTGGCCAGACAATTTATGGTGAATGTATTTGTTCCGACAATATTTTAATCTGGTAGATCCTGGGCATGTTACAGATTTTATGTCATACTTGATTTGTGCACCCAGTTTAATCATTTTGTTGTAGAATTTTCAGATATACTTTTGTATATCTTAAGTAGTTAACCCTATTGCAAACCTGTGGGCTGAGCTGAAGATGAGTGCACGAGAGAGTACTCTGGAGAGATTCTGTAGAGGATTGCCCTCCGATTCCTGACACACCCTATTTGACTGTAAATGATGTCATATTTGTTTTCTCTATTCACTATCAACACCGTCCTGtcctcagagagacttctttACCGTTGTGTCTGAACGGCTCATTTGACGTTGTCGTGTTATTTAAACATtctctccaatctgcagattgataatacgcTTCTTATGAAACCCACAACtcagtttcttatatactactgtaataattggaccaatacgctgttccttttggtccagaagacgttctcaaaagttaagtTATGCTAACCAGCCTGCCTGACTACCCTTGTAATTATCATTGTCAGTAGATATCTGATTCATTAGTAAATAGATTAAATGAACACCACTTTGGCCAGGCTGGGAGACCAGCTGACCCACCAGCTTGGCCAGGTTGGGAGACCAGCTGACCCACCCACCAGCTGAACACCAGCTTGGCCAGGCTGGGAGACCAGCTGACCCACCAGCTAAAGCCACCTGAACACCAGCTTGgccatgctgggagaccagatTAAACCAGTTAAATCCATCTTAAACCAGCAAagaccagccaaccagcctaGGCTGGTTTTAGCAGATTTTTTCAGTAgggggggcacagcagatttgtATTTTGTACTGTAGTAAAAGGGACTAGCGACGCCACTGGTAGATAAAGTAGTTGTTACTGAAACAGAATTAAAGTATTCTTCCAAAACATGGAATTTGTTAGAAGGCCTAATGCATTTAGCTGTATTTTGCGTTTGGGGTGCGGTGGGTGGGTCTGGGGCTCTGGGCTAAGCCCCTATCTCTTCATACTCTAAAATCGCCCCTGATCCGAAGTTTCTTAAGTATTTTACCTGGCATCGTTTTTTCTTTATCTTTATATAAATATCAGAGATCCATAACAAGTTCTAAAAGTATCACTTTTGGTAGTCTTCCGAGTTTTTGGTGGTTTTCTTGTTAACCTACGTAAGTGTCCCAAATGACCTTACTTCACTCTCAATTTGATTATTAACAAGCGCAAATTAGCTGAGCCCATACAGTTGTCTAGAAGGAATTAGCAATAGTCATTGCTATCTGAGGAGCGGAAGAACTGGAAAAGCCTCCCTCATCATATAAGTGGCATGCTTATtattattcaaatgaatggtgaGCAATGTCAGGCTATATTTGTCTCCTTTCTTGCTGATCCAAAAAATTATCCGATCCGTGCCTCAAAACAGGGGTTAGATCCGAATTGTGAGTTTTGTTATACGTTGCACCACTAATATTGGCTTtatttataggcctatatatcGTTTAATTTAGCCTACTGTAATTTAATTACTATAATTTGCCTACTCTCAAGCCCAGCAGAGTATATGCTTGTTGTACAATGCTTTGTTTGTCCTTTATTTGTAGTACAAATACAATTAACGTCCACAAGGTGGCACAGCCGTAGCATCCCACCTACTGATTGTTAGACGGGGCTAAATGCCGTGTGTGCGTTTGCAagcacatgtgtgtgcgtgtgtgtgtgaggggaggtttGCGTGGAGGTAACCGATGTCTTCTTTAAATATTAAATGTGTATCATTGTTTGGTCATTGGGATATGGTGGTCGCCGTGGTCATTTTACTGCATCCTCAGCGAAATCTACCATTGACAAATGAGatggggaaaagagagggaaagcatCCTATTGCAGATGCTTTTCCTATACCCCCTCCCCgcaacctccctcccccccaccgtcACACATCGAGAAGGGAGGGCTGAGGTTGGACGCAAAAGAAAGCTATCTGAACATCCCACAGCGCTGTTTATATTTTTCTATTAAGAGAAAGGGGATTGTAGGCTTGATATCGAGTGTGTTAGCACAATTTTACTGCGGACGTTTAGGTTGGGCTGAAATTGTGATACCTACTGAATATTTTAGATTGAGTTCTATAATAGATCTGTCATCTATTAAAGCAAAATGTGCCGAAAACAGCATCTTATCAAGCACTAGGATCAGGTAGGTGGTCAATTCTTTCCATGTTTTTACTTTTGACTACTTTGTTTCTTATTGACAGTTTTTTGGTTGCCCAAATATGTAGGCTGCATGTGCTGCTTGTAGGTGGGTGTGTCATCTTTAAGATGTGTGTATCTCCCGATATTGCTTTTCCATGGGCagtggagtgagtgtgtgtgtgtgagagagagagaccaatgaGTGCAAGTCTGTGTAAATTTGAACACCACAAAAAATGTTGGTTAATCTATTAACATGTATTCTTACAATTCAAGCTAAATTTTCATAAAACAGTCCTGCGTCAGCATGCAAAATTCTGCGACTCTCCGTTGCACCACAGCAATTGCTGTAACCTCGATATAGTCAACATCTACAGGGCCTATAAGGTAGTAATAGTTATGACAAGTTTCTTTGTATCAATGTTTTAAGAATAGTTTGCTGGGTCTATAGCTCTGCTATTAGAATTTGAAGATAACCTAAAATTACTTTGACAAAAACAAACAGCATTTAAACAATGTAGCAAAGAGGTCTAAACTAAGGTTTTGGAAACACCGGATATTTCATATAAACAAAAAGgattatgaaaatagcatgtaTTTACATAAATATGTTGGGCTTTTGGCAAAGTAAATGAGTATAATGATTTCTTTGAATTGGATTAATTGATTCAAAGACGACTGAGTAGATCTTGGTGTATATCTTTGTTTTATTCATTGACACCGGGGAAGTCTCCCTCACAGTTCGAACTCAACTTAATGCTACTGAAGTACAAATAAAGCAACAAAGTGATTCAAATAACCAATTCTTTAACAAATCTATTTCAGTTCGTTCACCTTCCAAATCATACTCAGCGATCCAAACGCCAAAATTTCTACGCTCAATTAGCATTGTCCCTGTTCAGCCATGGCTTCAAACTCCATCACCACCAAACTCACTGCTTGCGGTGGCAGGGAGGAAGGTCAGAGAGTGAACCAGCTTACGGAGTCAAGCCAAGCACCTGTCACCTCCCAACCAACAATCTCCGAACAACCAGCCACACCCTCTGGCCCAGGGAGGGCTGCTGAACTGGACCACCTGGCAGTGATCAGCGAGAAGATGGAGAACAGTAAATAaacctccccccaacccccgccCACCCCATTCTCTTTATTTTGGAGTGATATATGACACAGTCTGTGTCTGATGTGGAGATGTCCCCTCACCTCACTAAATTTAGCTAAATGTTTCCTTATTTGGGAAATCAAACAAAGAGATGAATTTGATGTAATGTTATGCCTTTCTCCCGTCTCAGCTATATGACATCCCCTGATTGGCCACATCATTTTGTTAGCCTTTAGTGAAGTAGTTCTACCACGATAGCGTTTTGGAACAACAAAAATGTTAATGAAAAACAATGGAATTACTGTTacgtctttctttttttgtaaacCCTGTCTCCCCTTACTTCTGTATATCAATCTATATCATCTGCAGGTAATGGAATTTGTCCTGCCTCTgcagacccctccccctctgcatcctccccctcctccccgcaaAAGCAGCAGCATACCAAGCCAGGTGGGCACCAACTGAATGGTCGCTCCCAGCTGGGCAGTCGCTCTGGCTCGTTGGGCCACTCAGCGGGGTCCCCTAGACCCTCCCTCAGTCGCAAACCCAGTATGCTGCCAGAGGGCCCTGGCGATGGTTCCAAACCCAGAGACTATCTGATTTTAGCAATCCTGTCCTGTTTCTGCCCTCTATGGCCCATCAACATCGTAGCTCTGACCTTCTCTGTAATGGTAAGTTGCTTTGGAGTACCTACCATTGTGCATAATTTTTTTTCACCTCAGCACATTGAACTTCCCATATTTGCTCACATGACAACGCAGTTAAACAAGCAAGTAAAATACTCTCCTGTGAAGAAAATTC contains:
- the LOC134014067 gene encoding trafficking regulator of GLUT4 1 isoform X1 is translated as MASNSITTKLTACGGREEGQRVNQLTESSQAPVTSQPTISEQPATPSGPGRAAELDHLAVISEKMENSNGICPASADPSPSASSPSSPQKQQHTKPGGHQLNGRSQLGSRSGSLGHSAGSPRPSLSRKPSMLPEGPGDGSKPRDYLILAILSCFCPLWPINIVALTFSVMSRNSLQEGNIDGARRLGRNAMILSIVSLVGGIIIITAAIIFNWGREYDNHS
- the LOC134014067 gene encoding trafficking regulator of GLUT4 1 isoform X2, which encodes MASNSITTKLTACGGREEGQRVNQLTESSQAPVTSQPTISEQPATPSGPGRAAELDHLAVISEKMENSNGICPASADPSPSASSPSSPQKQQHTKPGGHQLNGRSQLGSRSGSLGHSAGSPRPSLSRKPSMLPEGPGDGSKPRDYLILAILSCFCPLWPINIVALTFSVMSRNSLQEGNIDGARRLGRNAMILSIVSLVGGIIIITAAIIFNWGLILKS